In Plodia interpunctella isolate USDA-ARS_2022_Savannah chromosome 1, ilPloInte3.2, whole genome shotgun sequence, one DNA window encodes the following:
- the RtGEF gene encoding uncharacterized protein RtGEF isoform X1, which yields MTSENCLVRAVYSFKGKNNDELCFKKGDIITVTQKEEGGWWEGTLGETTGWFPSNYVTEYKDPTGSVTTSPIRAVSEIQAFRNVVLKDIIDSEKAHVAEMQGLVSNFLVPLEKSDMLTKDEFQQLTGNINEVLQVHEQFLSLLEECATKTGPDQRVGGLFLQWAPKIKSVHQTYCAGHPKAVCILDKYKEELNTWMENAGAVCPGVLVLTAGLSKPFRRLGKYPAMLQELARHVHEAHPDRGDTHRASVVYKDIASACTALRRQKELELQVVTGEVRGWPGGELSALGDVLHMGSVAVGPSHQDRYLVLFPSSLLLLSVSKRVSAFVYEGCLPLTGITVAKLDDTETRKNAFEISSPMIDTIVAVCQTKAEADNWVSLLQKHSNTNSPSHEPGQPQSLPHLTRSPSEGALTSINTSRRSLYHVTLPPPSYPSASPYYSLTKYFARLVKKKVITRQMLRKLLHERTWAKAFELSGLPVMRRHKNHIRLRIENDGAITTETEYSDSEDSERESDTTESYTSSCTEADPGGISRFPRQNALDKTSSRTASSSCSSWGTNFGYVRYFDNTSDVLLDASQHIKGDCTRNLFQPLSRSSNIRNMINVMDSQPTPQDMLCSTIQHSVSTGHSSFEARPYMACEDLVNIDQNMQIKTINNEETDFIPTRRSFPNYSAKNVVPKLWKSTEESCTREEIEDDYRISDLVHNLDPPSPIYSRDSAFDSIIIDPPPMFRNIEEDMKVISVNLNTDIPFRKHSINSDKKIRRSVSRSMVETESFNKNDGMQIQRMSSQSENNNVHKKCECCNRSLCPSPRSSDSGVVGSCNFTSPELHMHEYSSSGTTGNDSDCHDKCADSFKGSLTNISKGTYNCNRRKELTLSEIEAARFEDQCRCTSPFGSTARTSCITSVTSENSFDVMDSSNTHLTSTYVATPPLLSSEIKRTSIRRNVECYVPQTKRKPDPPPHVYRKPSTHLEIPKNVRQPMPCQWSTLNITERTKPSLHYHMRIYREDPDNNNERQSRMNVPRNRDVFDKENKQRDSAAYTQSRKTRSRSEDLTKLQKGLSEAQTGFMVYRSDLYAHWWMKAKLPITVVTDSDGHERQ from the exons ATGACCTCTGAAAACTGTTTGGTAAGAGCAGTATATTCGTTCAAAggcaaaaataatgatgaacTGTGCTTCAAAAAAGGGGATATTATCACAGTTACACAGAAAGAAGAAGGTGGTTGGTGGGAAGGGACTCTAGGAGAGACAACTGGATGGTTTCCAAGCAATTATGTGACTGAATATAAAG aTCCCACTGGATCAGTCACCACATCCCCAATCAGGGCAGTGTCCGAGATACAAGCTTTTAGAAATGTGGTGCTCAAAGATATCATTGACTCTGAGAAAGCTCATGTTGCTGAAATGCAAGGACTTGTTAGTAATTTCTTAGTGCCATTGGAGAAAAGTGATAT GTTGACTAAAGATGAATTCCAACAATTAACTGGAAATATAAATGAAGTCCTACAAGTACATGAACAGTTTCTCTCCCTCCTCGAAGAGTGTGCCACAAAGACAGGCCCAGACCAAAGGGTGGGAGGCCTATTTCTACAGTGGGCCccgaaaataaaatctgttcaCCAAACTTATTGTGCAGGACATCCAAAAGCTGTATGCATATTGGacaaatataa aGAAGAGCTAAACACATGGATGGAAAATGCAGGTGCAGTATGCCCAGGAGTGCTAGTACTAACAGCGGGATTGTCGAAGCCTTTCCGCCGCCTTGGAAAGTATCCCGCCATGTTGCAGGAACTAGCGCGCCATGTACACGAGGCGCACCCCGACAGGGGCGACACGCATCGTGCTTCTGTTGTATACAAAGATATTGCT AGTGCTTGTACAGCATTACGGAGGCAAAAAGAGTTGGAGTTGCAAGTGGTGACTGGTGAAGTCCGGGGCTGGCCCGGCGGAGAGCTGTCCGCTCTAGGGGACGTCCTGCACATGGGCAGCGTGGCTGTCGGTCCCTCTCATCAGGATCGCTATCTGGTGCTGTTTCCATCATCACTGTTGTTACTTTCAGTTAGTAAAAGAGTGTCAGCGTTCGTCTATGAG gGTTGTCTGCCTTTGACAGGCATAACAGTAGCCAAGTTAGACGATACAGAAACGAGAAAGAACGCGTTCGAGATAAGTTCACCAATGATTGATACGATAGTAGCGGTGTGCCAAACCAAAGCGGAGGCCGACAACTGGGTTAGCTTGCTCCAGAAACACTCAAACACCAACAGCCCCTCTCATGAGCCCGGACAACCACAATCCTTACCtcat CTCACCCGCTCTCCTTCTGAAGGGGCTTTAACTAGTATCAACACTAGTCGACGCAGTCTTTATCACGTGACACTACCACCGCCTAGCTACCCTTCTGCATCGCCCTACTATTCATTGACTAAGTATTTCGCGAGACTCGTTAAGAAAAAAGTTATCACTAGACAAATGTTGCGCAAATTGCTACATGAAAGGACGTGGGCTAAAGCCTTTGAGTTATCGGGATTGCCAGTGATGCGGAGGCACAAAAATCATATTAGATTGAGGATAGAAAATGACGGCGCAATAACCACAGAGACGGAGTACTCTGATAGTGAAGACAGTGAAAGGGAATCTGACACTACAGAGTCATACACTTCAAGTTGCACAGAGGCAGACCCCGGTGGCATCTCAAGGTTTCCTCGGCAAAATGCTTTGGATAAGACCAGCTCTCGTACGGCTTCTTCCTCTTGCAGCAGTTGGGGTACGAATTTTGGATACGTACGCTATTTTGATAATACCTCTGATGTGCTTCTCGATGCATCACAACATATAAAAGGCGATTGCACGAGGAATTTATTTCAACCTTTGTCTCGAAGTAGCAATATACGCAATATGATAAATGTAATGGACTCCCAACCGACTCCGCAAGATATGTTATGTTCCACAATTCAACATTCCGTAAGCACTGGACATTCAAGTTTTGAAGCACGGCCATATATGGCTTGTGAAGATTTGGTAAATATTGACCAgaatatgcaaataaaaactattaacaATGAAGAAACTGATTTTATCCCAACGCGACGAAGTTTTCCCAATTATAGTGCCAAAAATGTGGTTCCGAAACTTTGGAAGTCAACTGAAGAAAGCTGTACCCGGGAAGAAATTGAAGATGATTATCGGATTTCTGATTTGGTCCATAATTTAGATCCGCCATCGCCGATATATTCTCGCGACAGTGCTTTTGATTCAATAATAATCGACCCTCCTCCTATGTTTAGAAATATAGAGGAAGATATGAAAGTAATTAGCGTTAACCTTAATACCGATATCCCTTTCCGGAAGCATTCTATTAACTCCGACAAAAAGATCAGAAGATCAGTGTCGAGGTCAATGGTGGAAACTGAGAGCTTTAACAAAAACGATGGCATGCAAATTCAAAGGATGAGTTCCCagtctgaaaataataacgtaCACAAGAAATGTGAGTGTTGCAACAGGTCTCTATGTCCGAGTCCGAGGTCTTCCGATTCTGGTGTAGTCGGGAGCTGCAATTTTACTTCACCAGAATTACACATGCATGAGTACTCCAGCTCTGGCACAACTGGAAATGACTCTGACTGTCATGATAAATGCGCCGATTCTTTCAAGGGTTCCCTTACGAACATCTCAAAGGGAACATATAATTGTAATCGTCGCAAGGAGTTAACACTATCAGAGATAGAAGCAGCCAGGTTTGAAGACCAGTGCAGGTGCACTTCTCCTTTCGGCTCCACTGCGCGCACATCTTGCATCACAAGTGTCACGTCCGAAAACAGCTTTGACGTGATGGATTCTTCGAACACTCATCTCACTTCTACTTACGTGGCTACACCGCCTTTGCTCTCGTCGGAAATCAAACGGACGTCTATAAGAAGGAACGTCGAATGCTACGTGCCTCAAACCAAAAGAAAACCCGATCCTCCGCCTCATGTTTACCGCAAACCTAGTACGCATTTGGAAATACCGAAAAACGTGCGCCAGCCGATGCCCTGTCAATGGAGCACTCTGAATATAACGGAGCGAACTAAGCCCAGTTTGCATTACCATATGCGTATATATAGAGAGGATCCCGACAACAACAATGAAAGGCAATCCCGAATGAACGTCCCTCGCAACCGCGATGTGTttgataaagaaaacaaacagaGAGATTCGGCTGCGTACACACAATCGCGTAAAACGAGGTCTCGCAGTGAGGATCTAACTAAATTGCAGAAGGGTTTGTCCGAAGCGCAGACCGGCTTCATGGTGTACCGGTCAGATCTGTATGCACACTGGTGGATGAAAGCCAAGTTACCAATTACCGTGGTCACCGACTCAG ATGGCCATGAGCGACAGTAA
- the LOC128669652 gene encoding ankyrin-3 yields MDKSLEDNLYQAILVEDLEAVSSLISQGANPNKTASPGKTCLGEAANVGNINILKLLIDASKTGPSASTRPSGGSRKRLIKSHKRKLRHDGQFDDNVVKCKNLNDRTFKDLYVGQCSVGVTHETVGSDKNQGYYVFIHSEGSSSDESKISNLKSPLSPSTLTPSPHAELEWDEEIGNVAPTTSEDETWSSMYRWYAAILECTGAAIAAASVVTNGIDQQDMFMRTALHYASDQGHEGAVQLLLDAGCKVDVTAGDGLTPLHVAVIRNHTGIVKILLASGSHVNNKTHEKITPLHFAASRGYLDLVKILVNNGAYLEARDTNERTALYLAAGRGHIEVVKYLIASGANVNGEEIHGYTPLCEAVWQRYADVVEVLLLSGARITHSHKLLHNAIIQRQEGIVKMLANVGGGINLHNDNGDTPLLLAARLSQPMVVKVLLEKGANINACNSITGANALHIAVESIDCPKEFEELLICLLEYRIDTNATALTGDTALNRALLLHKDHAAVLLIRHGADVNACDLHSCGLDNLSIASRRQTPDLASMLIKAGHCTTIPETSPPISKPGTTVNWLHHVSKTPLELADLCRIKIRKLCKNKTMYSYIPLLPLPKSLKRFLMMEDEGIY; encoded by the exons atggATAAATCGTTAGaagataatttatatcaaGCAATACTTGTTGAAGATCTCGAAGCAGTCTCATCTTTAATATCTCAAG GTGCAAATCCTAACAAAACAGCTAGTCCTGGAAAAACATGTCTTGGAGAAGCAGCTAATGTTggtaacataaatattttgaaactacTCATTGATGCTAGCAAAACAGGTCCAAGTGCATCAACTAGACCAAGTGGAGGCAGTCGCAAGAGACTgataaaatcacacaaaagAAAACTAAGGCATGATGGGCAATTTGATGACAATGTTGTGAAATGCAAAAACTTAAATGACCGAACATTCAAAGACCTGTATGTTGGACAGTGCAGTGTTGGAGTCACTCACGAAACTGTAGGATCAGATAAGAACCAAGgatattatgttttcataCATAGTGAAGGGTCCAGCAGTGATGAAAGTAAGATTTCTAATTTGAAATCACCTTTGAGTCCTTCAACATTGACACCTTCTCCACATGCAGAACTGGAGTGGGATGAGGAAATAGGAAATGTGGCACCAACTACTAGTGAAGATGAGACTTGGTCATCTATGTATag GTGGTATGCTGCTATTCTAGAATGCACTGGAGCTGCAATAGCTGCAGCGTCAGTAGTGACCAATGGAATTGATCAGCAGGACATGTTCATGAGAACAGCATTGCATTATGCATCAGATCAAGGTCATGAAGGAGCAGTGCAGTTATTACTGGATGCAG GATGCAAAGTGGATGTTACGGCAGGTGATGGATTGACTCCTCTACATGTAGCTGTCATAAGAAACCACACTGgaattgtcaaaatattactagCTTCTGGGAGTCatgttaacaataaaacacaTGAAAAAATCACACCACTTCATTTTGCAGCATCTCGGGGATATTTAGATTTG GTAAAAATTCTAGTCAATAATGGGGCATACTTAGAAGCAAGAGATACAAATGAGCGCACGGCTTTATATTTAGCAGCTGGACGAGGTCATATAGAAGTTGTCAAATACTTAATTGCTTCAGGAGCCAATGTTAATGGTGAAGAAATACATG GATACACTCCATTATGTGAAGCTGTTTGGCAAAGATATGCAGATGTCGTTGAAGTTCTGCTTTTATCAGGAGCACGGATAACACATTCTCATAAACTTTTACACAATGCAATTATACAGAgacag GAAGGTATTGTGAAAATGCTTGCTAATGTTGGCGGTGGAATAAATTTGCATAACGATAATGGGGACACTCCATTATTGTTGGCAGCGCGGTTGTCTCAACCCATGGTCGTAAAAGTTTTACTTGAAAAAG GGGCCAATATTAATGCTTGCAATAGTATAACAGGAGCCAATGCGTTACACATAGCTGTGGAAAGTATAGACTGCCCCAAGGAATTTGAAGAGTTACTAATTTGTCTATTAGAATATAGAATTGACACAAATGCTACTGCGTTGACGGGAGATACTGCTTTGAACAGGGCATTGTTGTTACATAA AGATCACGCGGCTGTTCTACTAATAAGACATGGCGCCGACGTGAATGCGTGCGACCTTCATTCATGCGGTCTCGACAACTTGTCAATAGCGAGTAGGCGACAAACGCCTGACCTTGCTTCCATGCTAATCAAAGCTGGACACTGTACCACAATCCCAGAAACGTCACCTCCGATTTCTAAACCTGGTACGACAGTTAACTGGCTTCATCATGTCTCTAAAACCCCACTTGAGTTAGCCGATCTctgtagaataaaaattagaaagttgtgtaaaaacaaaactatgtATTCATATATACCACTTCTACCTTTACCAAAGAGCTTAAAAAGATTCCTTATGATGGAAGACGAGggaatttattag
- the LOC128669692 gene encoding ankyrin repeat domain-containing protein 39 → MTHNNCDHATCTTQNANSSVCQTVSEMDWERGLWYAAFYGDRERVNYLIDKSRDAKEAVNAPDNGGYTPLHYAARMGHVEICRTLLLNGALIDAQTKSGKATALHKASAFGKLDVVKFLIQAGACVNIQDVDGRTILHKAMENKNMELANFLLATYPNLRAIRDRKGRCAVPSGY, encoded by the exons ATGACTCATAATAATTGTGACCATGCAACCTGCACAACACAAAATGCTAATTCTTCAGTATGCCAGACTGTCTCTGAAATGGATTGGGAAAGGGGCTTGTGGTATGCAG ccTTTTATGGGGATAGAGAAAgagtaaattatttgattgataAATCAAGGGATGCCAAAGAAGCAGTCAATGCCCCTGACAATGGTGGTTACACACCATTACACTATGCAGCTAGAATGGGACATGTTGAAATCTGTAGAACTTTGCTGCTGAATGGAGCACTCATTGATGCTCAAACAAAATCTGGAAAAGCTACAGCATTGCACAAAGCCTCTGCTTTTG GAAAATTAGACGTTGTGAAATTTCTCATACAGGCTGGAGCTTGCGTCAACATACAAGATGTTGATGGACGGACAATACTTCACAAGgctatggaaaataaaaatatggagtTAGCAAACTTTCTACTAGCTACTTACCCTAATCTTCGTGCGATTAGGGACAGGAAAGGTAGATGTGCGGTGCCATCTGGTTACTGA
- the LOC128669701 gene encoding uncharacterized protein LOC128669701 yields MDVKGGQHSQTNLASSALVEEDVLVYIAVKGSLHANDCSVFGLGQEEKKALNKKYPGSGVVVNGISIKTNVLEAINSLSRLGYKIVSSTGETEITWTMQREN; encoded by the coding sequence atggATGTCAAAGGTGGACAACATTCTCAAACCAATCTGGCATCTTCTGCTTTAGTAGAAGAAGATGTTCTGGTTTATATTGCAGTGAAAGGCTCATTGCATGCAAATGATTGTTCTGTCTTTGGTTTAGgacaagaagaaaaaaaagcaCTAAACAAGAAGTATCCAGGCTCTGGTGTAGTTGTTAATGGAATCTCTATCAAGACTAATGTTCTAGAAGCCATCAATTCGCTAAGTCGGTTGGGATACAAGATAGTTTCCAGCACTGGCGAAACTGAAATAACTTGGACGATGCAACGTGAAAACTAA
- the LOC128669694 gene encoding uncharacterized protein LOC128669694, which translates to MPYILIRGNLASYGHKNPWRVLVSGLKAVEIEQLKRFTCGGYCDDSTIVYLQHPCVILSALEVLGYKVVASSSTAVKQDYNEYMWTMRKEFSEPEPSIIVEQDNYTNFNKEAMHLGNYQNPTKDDEDKKKKKH; encoded by the exons ATGCCATACATCTTGATTCGAGGTAATCTGGCATCGTATGGGCATAAAAACCCTTGGCGTGTTTTGGTCTCCGGTTTGAAAG CTGTTGAAATAGAGCAATTAAAAAGATTTACATGTGGTGGTTATTGTGACGATTCCACTATCGTATATCTTCAACATCCGTGCGTTATACTTAGTGCTCTAGAG GTATTGGGTTACAAAGTGGTCGCTTCAAGTTCTACAGCTGTTAAACAGgattataatgaatatatgTGGACAATGAGAAAAGAATTTTCTGAACCAGAGCCATCAATCATTGTGGAACAAGACAACTACACAAACTTCAACAAGGAGGCTATGCACTTGGGCAACTACCAGAATCCAACTAAAGACGACgag gacaagaagaaaaaaaagcaCTAA